The following are from one region of the Petrotoga mobilis SJ95 genome:
- a CDS encoding glutamate-5-semialdehyde dehydrogenase: MNLQEYVLNKAKKAKDTSRKFSSSSETDKIRILNYISEELMANKNYIISENQKDVESAKNTGMSSSLLDRLLLNQERITKMAEGVQKVAQLQSSVGNISQMWKRPNGLMIGKMVVPLGVIAIIYESRPNVTVDAAALCIKSGNCVVLRGGSEAIHSNNALVKIIHQAIERAGFSKDIVQFIEITDRKAVDELMKLYEYIDVLIPRGGPSLIKNTVENSMIPVIQTGAGNCHVYVDRQADLEKALKIVENAKISRPSVCNAAEKLLVHKDIAEEFLPKIYTLFEKKVELRGCEKTLKIIPQMKAAQEEDWSTEYLDYIMAVKIVDSTEEAINHINKYSTKHSEAIITENYTIAQKFLNEIDSAAVYVNASTRFTDGEEFGFGAEMGISTQKLHVRGPIGINELTTTKYIILGNGQVR, encoded by the coding sequence GTGAATTTACAGGAATATGTCTTAAATAAGGCAAAAAAGGCTAAAGATACTTCAAGAAAATTTAGCTCCTCTTCCGAAACAGATAAGATCAGAATTCTTAACTATATTTCGGAAGAGCTAATGGCCAATAAAAACTATATAATATCAGAAAACCAAAAGGATGTCGAATCGGCTAAAAACACTGGGATGTCAAGCAGTCTTTTAGATAGATTGTTACTGAACCAGGAAAGAATCACCAAAATGGCTGAAGGTGTCCAAAAAGTCGCACAACTTCAAAGTAGTGTGGGCAACATCTCTCAGATGTGGAAAAGACCAAACGGCTTGATGATTGGAAAGATGGTAGTTCCTTTAGGGGTAATCGCCATTATATATGAAAGCAGACCAAATGTAACAGTAGATGCAGCTGCTTTATGTATAAAATCTGGTAATTGTGTGGTATTAAGAGGTGGTTCTGAAGCGATTCATTCTAACAATGCCTTAGTAAAAATTATCCACCAAGCTATTGAAAGAGCTGGTTTCTCAAAGGATATAGTGCAGTTCATTGAGATTACAGATAGGAAAGCCGTTGATGAATTGATGAAACTGTACGAATACATCGATGTTTTGATACCTCGAGGCGGACCATCTTTAATTAAAAATACCGTTGAAAATTCTATGATCCCTGTTATACAAACGGGGGCTGGAAACTGTCACGTTTATGTTGATAGACAAGCAGATCTCGAAAAGGCACTAAAAATCGTTGAAAACGCTAAAATAAGCAGACCATCAGTATGTAACGCCGCAGAAAAATTGTTGGTTCACAAAGATATAGCGGAAGAGTTTCTACCAAAAATATATACACTCTTTGAAAAGAAAGTAGAATTAAGAGGTTGTGAAAAAACCTTGAAAATAATACCTCAAATGAAAGCGGCACAAGAAGAAGACTGGTCAACTGAATATTTAGATTACATAATGGCAGTAAAAATTGTTGATAGCACTGAAGAAGCGATAAACCATATAAACAAGTACAGCACAAAACATTCTGAAGCCATTATAACCGAAAATTATACGATCGCTCAAAAATTTCTAAACGAAATAGACTCTGCTGCGGTTTATGTCAATGCTTCTACGAGATTTACCGATGGTGAAGAGTTCGGTTTTGGTGCAGAAATGGGAATAAGTACACAAAAATTACATGTTCGAGGACCGATTGGAATCAACGAATTAACGACCACCAAATATATTATCTTGGGAAACGGGCAGGTTAGATAG
- the purB gene encoding adenylosuccinate lyase, with amino-acid sequence MIERYSLSPIKDIWTLDAQYKRWLEVEIAVIEAFEELNLAPKGTSQNIRQKAKLDVQKILDTEKIVDHDVIAFIKVVTEDMGDEARYFHKGLTSSDVVDTALSLAIKRAEEIILDELTQYIANLKKLAVDHKYTIIVGRTHGVHAEPTSFGLKILGFVAEEERNKERLEKAIDNISQGKLSGAVGNYANIEPKVEEIALKKLNLRPCKVSTQVLPRDLHAEFFSVLAMIGSSIERLAIEIRHLQKTEVLEVEEPFKKEQRGSSAMPHKKNPILCERLTGMSRMLRSYLSSAYENISLWHERDISHSSVERVFIPDATMLTYYMLNKANYLVENLVVHKDRMKENIEKSYNLIYSQRVLLKLVELGVSREEAYKIVQENAMKAWNERRDFKAILLEDNRVKAKLSDKEAFEDIFSPDYYLKNINEIYERFEL; translated from the coding sequence TTGATTGAAAGGTACTCTCTTTCTCCAATTAAAGACATTTGGACTTTAGATGCCCAGTATAAAAGATGGCTTGAAGTAGAAATAGCTGTAATAGAAGCCTTTGAAGAACTTAACCTTGCTCCCAAAGGCACATCCCAAAACATTCGACAAAAAGCAAAATTAGACGTTCAAAAAATATTAGACACAGAAAAAATAGTGGATCATGACGTGATAGCCTTTATAAAAGTGGTAACTGAAGACATGGGAGATGAGGCAAGATACTTTCACAAGGGTTTAACATCATCAGATGTTGTCGATACAGCTTTATCCTTAGCTATAAAAAGAGCAGAAGAGATTATTCTTGATGAGCTAACTCAATACATAGCTAACCTCAAAAAATTAGCTGTGGATCATAAGTATACTATTATAGTTGGAAGAACCCATGGGGTACACGCTGAGCCAACATCTTTTGGATTAAAAATTTTAGGATTTGTTGCGGAAGAAGAAAGAAACAAAGAAAGATTAGAAAAGGCTATAGATAACATTTCCCAAGGAAAACTCAGCGGGGCGGTTGGAAATTATGCTAACATAGAACCAAAAGTAGAGGAAATCGCTTTGAAAAAACTCAATCTCAGACCTTGTAAAGTATCTACTCAAGTTTTACCAAGGGATCTTCACGCTGAATTTTTCAGTGTTTTAGCTATGATAGGAAGCAGTATAGAAAGACTTGCCATAGAAATCAGGCACCTTCAAAAAACAGAGGTCCTGGAAGTAGAAGAACCTTTTAAAAAAGAGCAACGGGGCTCTTCAGCGATGCCACATAAGAAAAACCCCATATTGTGCGAAAGGTTGACCGGGATGTCAAGAATGCTAAGATCTTATCTATCTTCTGCTTATGAGAATATCTCCTTATGGCACGAAAGAGATATTTCTCATTCGTCTGTAGAAAGGGTGTTTATACCGGATGCAACCATGCTTACTTACTATATGTTGAATAAAGCAAATTACTTAGTTGAAAACTTAGTGGTTCACAAAGATAGAATGAAAGAAAACATAGAAAAATCGTATAATTTAATTTATTCTCAACGGGTATTGCTGAAGTTAGTTGAATTAGGGGTAAGTAGAGAGGAAGCTTATAAAATAGTTCAAGAAAACGCTATGAAAGCTTGGAATGAAAGGCGTGATTTTAAAGCAATTTTATTGGAAGATAATAGAGTAAAGGCAAAATTATCAGATAAAGAAGCATTTGAAGATATATTCTCACCTGATTATTATCTAAAAAATATAAATGAAATTTATGAAAGGTTTGAACTTTAG
- the proC gene encoding pyrroline-5-carboxylate reductase, with the protein MNEKLCVIGLGKMGSTLVKGLIQTKTLKREQIIGTDLFEYDSEKNSNYSDIKTISDNAKAVKESDIVLLAVKPQVIDKVLEEISSSCENKIVISIAAGVSLRHLDKALPTSSKIIRAMPNTPILVGEGVIAISKKKNVDENDLKRVKEILESVGKVYLVEEDIMDAITALSGSGPAYVYMMIEALSDGGVLMGLPRELSTEFAARTLLGAARMVLETGKHPGELKDMVTSPGGTAIKGIEVLESHGLRGILMDAVKEATIRSKELNSQRGVDVD; encoded by the coding sequence ATGAATGAAAAACTGTGTGTAATAGGATTGGGAAAAATGGGGAGCACGTTAGTAAAAGGTCTAATCCAAACAAAAACACTTAAAAGAGAACAAATAATCGGAACAGATCTCTTTGAATACGATTCTGAAAAAAATTCTAATTACTCCGACATAAAAACTATCTCGGATAACGCAAAAGCGGTGAAAGAATCCGACATCGTTCTTTTAGCTGTGAAACCACAAGTAATAGACAAAGTATTGGAAGAAATAAGTTCTTCTTGTGAAAACAAGATAGTTATATCAATAGCTGCAGGAGTAAGTCTGCGCCATTTGGATAAAGCTTTACCAACTTCATCAAAGATAATAAGAGCTATGCCCAACACCCCTATTTTAGTAGGTGAAGGTGTTATTGCTATTAGCAAAAAGAAGAACGTTGACGAAAATGACTTGAAAAGGGTTAAGGAGATTTTGGAAAGCGTTGGAAAGGTATATTTGGTTGAAGAGGATATAATGGATGCGATAACGGCTTTAAGCGGGAGCGGACCAGCATATGTCTATATGATGATAGAGGCTTTATCCGACGGCGGTGTCCTGATGGGTTTACCTAGAGAGCTTTCCACTGAATTTGCCGCAAGAACATTACTTGGCGCTGCAAGGATGGTTTTAGAAACGGGAAAACATCCTGGAGAGTTGAAAGATATGGTTACTTCCCCAGGAGGCACAGCAATTAAAGGAATAGAAGTTTTAGAATCTCATGGTTTACGAGGTATCCTTATGGACGCAGTAAAAGAAGCAACTATAAGGTCAAAAGAACTTAATTCACAAAGGGGTGTGGATGTTGATTGA
- a CDS encoding carboxypeptidase M32, whose protein sequence is MSKLEEFKEFQAKISRYSQAIALMHWDLETNAPNNAFEYRSKALGELMEALFRMSVSDQMGEFLDYFSKKENYDELSEIDQAMVRVTKKDFDKFKKLPPQLVRKLAETTSKAGHFWKKAREENNFSLFEPYLQEVVSLEKEQAEALGYEKNRYDALLDLFEPGMKTETVKGTINYLKEYLLPFLKELLEKGKEPRYDFFEGDFDVNKQKELSLEALKFMNFDFDSGRMDMSAHPFTTKIGPKDVRITTRYNNKDLRYSLFSTMHEGGHALYELHIPEEFSETPLDEGASMAVHESQSRFWENIIGRGPHFWVFFSKKLKDIFPSFEGISSDELYKGVNIVKKDFIRTEADEVTYNFHIMLRFEIEEALINDRIKVNELPTVWNDKMKEYLGIVPPNDAVGVLQDVHWSNGQFGYFPSYMLGNLYSAQLFSKLKKDLKDYPSQIEKGDSKEVLNWMVENVHKYGKMYEPEELLKKVTGETLNPKYFVEYIKEKFSAIYGL, encoded by the coding sequence ATGTCTAAATTGGAAGAATTTAAAGAGTTTCAAGCCAAGATTTCAAGATACAGTCAGGCTATCGCACTCATGCACTGGGATTTAGAAACTAACGCTCCCAACAATGCTTTTGAGTATCGTTCTAAAGCTTTGGGAGAACTTATGGAGGCACTTTTTAGAATGTCTGTTTCTGATCAGATGGGTGAATTTTTGGATTATTTTTCAAAGAAGGAAAATTATGATGAATTGAGTGAAATTGATCAAGCAATGGTAAGAGTAACCAAGAAAGATTTCGATAAGTTTAAAAAGTTACCTCCACAGCTTGTCAGAAAATTAGCCGAAACGACTTCAAAAGCAGGTCATTTTTGGAAAAAAGCCAGGGAGGAAAATAACTTTTCTTTATTTGAGCCTTATTTGCAAGAAGTCGTATCTTTAGAAAAAGAGCAAGCAGAGGCTTTGGGATATGAAAAAAATAGATACGATGCTCTTTTAGACTTATTCGAACCTGGAATGAAAACAGAAACGGTGAAAGGTACAATAAATTATTTAAAAGAGTATCTACTACCTTTTCTGAAAGAGCTTTTAGAAAAGGGAAAAGAACCAAGATACGATTTCTTTGAAGGAGATTTCGACGTAAATAAGCAAAAAGAGTTATCCCTGGAAGCGTTAAAATTTATGAATTTCGATTTCGATTCTGGACGTATGGACATGTCTGCTCATCCTTTCACAACAAAAATTGGTCCAAAAGACGTAAGAATTACAACAAGATACAACAACAAAGATTTGAGATATTCTTTATTTTCAACTATGCACGAAGGTGGACATGCTTTATACGAACTTCATATCCCTGAGGAATTTTCAGAGACTCCTTTGGATGAAGGTGCTTCTATGGCTGTGCATGAATCCCAATCAAGATTTTGGGAAAATATTATAGGAAGAGGGCCTCATTTTTGGGTTTTCTTTTCTAAAAAGTTAAAAGATATTTTCCCATCTTTTGAAGGAATAAGTAGTGATGAGCTGTATAAAGGTGTTAATATAGTTAAAAAAGATTTCATCAGAACTGAGGCAGATGAAGTAACTTACAACTTTCATATTATGCTGAGATTTGAAATCGAAGAAGCACTGATAAACGATAGAATAAAAGTAAATGAACTTCCAACGGTATGGAACGATAAAATGAAAGAATATTTAGGTATTGTGCCGCCAAACGACGCAGTAGGTGTTTTGCAAGATGTTCATTGGTCAAATGGACAATTTGGTTATTTTCCTTCATATATGTTGGGTAATCTTTACAGTGCTCAATTGTTCTCAAAATTGAAAAAAGATCTAAAAGATTATCCATCTCAAATAGAAAAAGGAGATTCAAAAGAAGTTTTGAACTGGATGGTTGAGAATGTCCATAAGTACGGTAAAATGTACGAACCAGAAGAACTTTTGAAAAAGGTTACAGGTGAAACTCTTAATCCCAAATATTTTGTAGAGTATATAAAAGAAAAGTTTTCTGCAATTTATGGTTTATAA
- a CDS encoding 2-hydroxyacid dehydrogenase, whose translation MKVLFMNKLNSYWREKISELKKLFPNDEFLDSDEISNIKDAMEVADAIVFGGDLDENVLGKSKNLKIIFVPYAGVNQLPLEILKEKGISVANSHGNARIVAERAFTLALALLGKIVPYHNDLKEGIWHGFSAGESVKDSWVSIQNKSCAILGLGNIGKNLAQMLKTFDCKIVGYKRNANIDIENVDEISSNLDYVIEKSEIVFVTLPLTKYTKGLIDEKVFNKMTGKYIINVGRGDVIDQKALYEALKSKKLAGAAIDVWYNYPSKEKPSILPANYPIHTFDNVVLSPHVGGYNTEATKYSIDETVENIKSFLKDGTAKDLIDLEFGY comes from the coding sequence TTGAAAGTATTGTTTATGAACAAGTTAAACTCGTATTGGAGAGAAAAAATTAGTGAATTGAAGAAATTATTTCCCAACGATGAATTTTTAGATAGTGATGAAATCAGCAATATTAAAGATGCAATGGAAGTTGCAGATGCAATAGTGTTTGGTGGAGACTTGGACGAGAACGTCTTGGGAAAATCAAAGAATTTGAAAATAATTTTTGTTCCCTATGCTGGAGTGAACCAATTACCTTTAGAAATACTTAAAGAAAAAGGCATTAGCGTTGCAAATAGTCATGGTAATGCTAGAATAGTTGCAGAAAGGGCTTTTACTCTTGCTTTAGCTCTTCTTGGAAAAATTGTACCTTATCATAACGATTTAAAAGAAGGAATTTGGCATGGATTTAGTGCCGGAGAAAGCGTTAAAGATTCATGGGTATCTATTCAGAACAAAAGTTGTGCAATATTGGGATTAGGCAATATAGGAAAAAATCTTGCACAAATGCTTAAAACCTTTGACTGTAAAATTGTTGGTTATAAAAGAAACGCAAATATAGATATTGAAAATGTGGATGAGATTAGTTCCAATTTAGATTATGTAATAGAAAAAAGTGAAATTGTATTCGTAACTTTGCCCTTGACGAAATATACAAAAGGTCTTATCGACGAAAAGGTGTTTAATAAGATGACTGGCAAATACATAATAAATGTTGGAAGAGGTGATGTTATAGATCAAAAGGCACTATACGAGGCTTTGAAATCTAAAAAATTAGCTGGAGCCGCTATAGATGTTTGGTACAATTATCCTTCCAAAGAAAAGCCATCGATCTTGCCAGCTAATTATCCGATTCATACCTTTGATAACGTTGTTTTGTCTCCACATGTTGGAGGCTATAACACTGAAGCTACAAAGTACAGTATCGATGAAACTGTAGAAAATATAAAAAGTTTTCTAAAAGATGGTACGGCAAAAGACTTAATTGATTTAGAATTTGGATACTGA
- the lnt gene encoding apolipoprotein N-acyltransferase, with the protein MKYLLTLISGVLTGLAMPGNLFSFFIWFSLVFFLRNIARSKTHYERLLHTIIYSSSMLVTTLWWLLPTLSKNIPQILKNYSSIVGFFGYVGMIILLMIPYLIIWLLSELYHRKDRQYNYLSLVFFYSFAYTVAEILRGFGDLAFMGGNLSYALYDHTGIIQIASIIGSFGLTFIIVFVNALIAFDNSRDKVFKILAIFTTIYISNFAIVRYLPPINGTNDSIKVGAVQTNVPQEIKYSSNPIQDYSTFSKNIEEFKNRDVDVVVFPESTFLEDISKSEIESQMVRDIQNLYKPVILGHPRIGNDNHFNSAWVYNPHGSIEGIYDKVKLTPFAEFLPYETIFGNFDVFRLLNYYTPGEDYLTFSLNETDIGVQICFETYFPEVAINQAKNGANLLIAISNDGWFNSKTGLFQHFSQGVFRAVETRRDFIQVSNTGLTGSIDKYGRITNIFESKEEKTGIFFVNPNDNISFYSKASDILKILFFIGALLLAIL; encoded by the coding sequence ATGAAATATCTACTTACTTTAATTTCAGGTGTTTTAACCGGTTTGGCTATGCCGGGTAATTTATTTTCTTTTTTCATCTGGTTTTCATTGGTTTTCTTTCTTAGAAACATAGCCAGATCAAAAACTCATTATGAAAGATTACTTCATACGATAATATATTCCTCTTCCATGCTTGTAACTACTCTTTGGTGGCTGCTTCCTACTTTGTCTAAAAATATACCCCAAATTTTAAAAAATTATTCTTCAATAGTAGGTTTTTTTGGATACGTTGGAATGATAATACTTTTAATGATACCTTACCTCATCATTTGGCTGTTATCAGAACTTTACCATCGAAAAGATAGGCAATACAATTATCTTTCTTTGGTTTTTTTCTATTCTTTTGCCTACACTGTTGCGGAAATTTTGAGGGGTTTTGGAGATTTGGCTTTTATGGGAGGAAATTTATCCTACGCCCTTTACGATCATACAGGGATAATACAAATTGCCTCAATTATAGGGTCTTTTGGTCTAACTTTTATCATAGTTTTTGTCAATGCCCTGATTGCTTTCGATAATTCACGTGATAAGGTATTTAAAATTCTTGCTATATTTACTACTATATACATTTCTAACTTTGCTATAGTGAGGTATCTACCTCCCATTAATGGCACAAACGATTCCATAAAAGTTGGAGCCGTTCAAACGAATGTTCCTCAAGAGATAAAATACTCCTCAAATCCAATACAAGATTATTCAACTTTTTCTAAGAATATCGAAGAATTTAAAAATAGGGATGTGGATGTAGTAGTTTTTCCAGAATCAACTTTTCTTGAAGACATCTCAAAATCAGAAATAGAAAGTCAAATGGTAAGAGACATTCAAAACTTATACAAACCTGTAATATTAGGACACCCAAGGATAGGAAACGATAACCATTTTAACTCTGCCTGGGTATATAACCCACATGGGAGTATTGAGGGTATCTACGATAAGGTTAAATTAACACCATTTGCCGAATTTTTACCGTATGAAACTATATTTGGAAACTTTGATGTTTTTAGATTATTAAACTATTATACCCCTGGGGAAGATTACCTAACCTTTTCATTGAACGAAACTGATATTGGAGTACAAATATGTTTTGAAACCTATTTCCCGGAAGTCGCAATTAATCAAGCTAAGAATGGAGCAAATTTATTGATTGCAATATCTAACGACGGTTGGTTTAATTCGAAAACAGGCCTGTTTCAACACTTCAGTCAGGGCGTTTTTAGAGCAGTAGAAACGAGAAGAGATTTCATCCAGGTTTCAAATACAGGCTTAACCGGCTCAATCGACAAATATGGAAGAATTACCAACATATTTGAATCCAAAGAAGAAAAAACGGGAATCTTTTTTGTCAATCCAAACGATAACATCTCTTTTTATTCTAAGGCTTCAGATATATTAAAAATCTTATTTTTTATCGGAGCTCTTCTGCTTGCAATTCTTTAA
- a CDS encoding Lon protease family protein yields MKLTLSDFEIKIPDIKIDNTSEIKIGSYQDYTIQTDACEILQFALESSNDSNNVFLVGPNRSGRRGMTRKIIERISLTQKAPQDLMYVFNFKEEKKPKLLKLPAGEAKNFKSELQSIINSSVQVLNKTMQTEEFQQRLSSLEKEYNEQREKLWSDLRKQAQALGFILEASEKGIVSVPVYDGKKISTSEFENLPEEIKEYFRKNSEKLRELIEKTMVKITEMDKEYWEEVKNLRRYWAAFSLAKLFEPLEKKYLKYSDVFEYLQNLKEDIASHLSQLTSENQNLITYLKEKRYNVNIIVDNSYLQGAPVIEEDNPTFSNLVGRIEYYSQMGLLQTDFTMIKSGAFHRANGGYLIMEAEKVLRKPYAWEVIKRFLSEKEVKIENIQTAEGYSSVESLEPEPLSLTVKVILIGEEWVYNLLRVYDSEFEKLFPIKSQFDYEAELSNENLNKFLAFLSNTVEENDISHFTKDAIEEIIKYSCRMNGNNKRFSLRLGEIKNLLIDSFNISRKNGSSPYITAKDIKDTTKFREKMFSFHKKKLFNAIKEQKIDIRTEGSEVGQINGLTVLDTGDFTFGHPVKITAKSYRSSSEKIINIHRDIDLSGKIYKKSSLIIENYFKHKFSSFIETGFGVSLNFEQVYSIIEGDSATIAETLALMSSIANIPLKQNIAITGSMNQNGEVLPVGGIIEKIEGFYDACKNLNFTGDQGVIIPSKNIDNIVLKDEINEDIQNGKFHIWAIDNIDEGIELMTDYKAGTPNENGEYEEGTFYYYVSENLKKLSKEEKKEKDEKDNK; encoded by the coding sequence ATGAAACTAACTTTAAGTGATTTTGAAATTAAAATCCCAGATATCAAAATCGATAACACTTCAGAAATAAAAATTGGTTCTTATCAAGATTACACCATACAAACGGATGCTTGTGAAATTTTACAATTTGCCTTGGAAAGCAGCAACGATTCAAACAATGTTTTCTTAGTTGGTCCAAATCGTAGTGGTAGAAGAGGTATGACTCGAAAGATAATCGAAAGAATATCGTTAACTCAAAAAGCTCCTCAAGATCTTATGTATGTTTTTAATTTTAAGGAAGAAAAGAAACCCAAGTTGTTGAAACTGCCCGCCGGAGAAGCCAAAAATTTCAAATCTGAATTGCAATCTATTATTAATTCCTCTGTACAAGTTTTAAATAAAACGATGCAGACAGAAGAATTTCAACAAAGGTTAAGTTCGTTAGAAAAAGAATACAACGAGCAGAGGGAAAAATTGTGGTCAGATCTGAGAAAACAGGCTCAAGCTCTTGGTTTTATACTTGAGGCTTCTGAAAAAGGTATAGTGAGCGTTCCAGTGTACGATGGCAAAAAAATAAGCACCTCTGAGTTTGAAAATCTTCCGGAAGAGATAAAAGAGTATTTTCGAAAAAATTCCGAGAAGTTGCGAGAATTAATTGAAAAAACAATGGTAAAGATCACGGAGATGGATAAAGAATACTGGGAGGAAGTTAAAAACTTACGACGTTACTGGGCAGCTTTTAGCTTAGCTAAGCTTTTCGAACCCCTTGAAAAGAAATATCTCAAATATTCTGATGTTTTTGAATACCTTCAAAACTTGAAAGAGGACATAGCTTCTCACCTATCCCAATTAACTTCCGAAAATCAAAATCTAATAACTTATCTTAAAGAAAAAAGATACAATGTCAACATTATAGTGGATAATTCTTATCTACAAGGTGCACCTGTGATAGAAGAAGACAATCCCACTTTTTCAAATTTAGTTGGTAGAATAGAGTATTATTCCCAAATGGGACTCCTTCAAACGGATTTTACAATGATAAAATCTGGAGCTTTTCACAGGGCAAACGGTGGTTATCTAATAATGGAAGCAGAAAAAGTTTTAAGAAAACCTTACGCGTGGGAGGTAATTAAAAGGTTTTTATCGGAGAAAGAAGTAAAAATTGAAAATATTCAAACCGCTGAAGGCTATTCGAGTGTTGAAAGTTTGGAACCAGAACCTTTATCTTTAACCGTTAAAGTGATTCTCATAGGAGAAGAATGGGTGTACAATTTATTAAGAGTTTACGATAGCGAATTCGAAAAACTTTTTCCCATAAAATCACAATTTGACTATGAGGCAGAGTTAAGCAACGAGAATTTAAATAAATTTTTAGCTTTCTTAAGCAACACAGTGGAAGAAAACGATATCTCACACTTTACAAAAGATGCGATTGAAGAGATTATCAAGTACAGTTGTAGGATGAATGGAAACAACAAAAGGTTCTCCTTAAGATTGGGGGAAATTAAGAATCTACTAATAGACTCTTTCAACATTTCACGGAAAAATGGATCAAGCCCATACATAACCGCCAAAGATATAAAAGATACTACAAAGTTTAGAGAAAAAATGTTTTCCTTTCATAAGAAAAAATTATTTAATGCGATAAAAGAACAAAAGATTGACATAAGAACTGAAGGCTCTGAAGTCGGACAAATAAATGGATTGACTGTTTTGGATACAGGAGATTTCACCTTTGGGCATCCCGTCAAAATAACAGCAAAAAGTTACAGATCCTCTTCTGAAAAAATCATAAACATACACAGGGATATCGATTTAAGCGGGAAAATATACAAAAAATCCTCATTGATCATAGAAAACTATTTCAAACATAAATTTTCTTCTTTCATAGAAACAGGTTTCGGTGTATCTTTAAATTTTGAACAAGTTTATTCTATCATCGAAGGAGACAGCGCTACAATAGCAGAAACGCTGGCTTTAATGTCTTCCATAGCTAACATTCCATTGAAACAAAATATTGCCATCACCGGATCTATGAATCAAAACGGAGAAGTTTTGCCAGTTGGAGGAATAATCGAAAAAATTGAAGGATTTTACGACGCCTGTAAAAATCTCAATTTTACTGGAGATCAAGGGGTGATTATTCCAAGTAAAAATATCGATAATATCGTATTGAAAGACGAAATAAATGAAGATATACAAAATGGAAAGTTCCATATTTGGGCTATTGATAATATAGATGAAGGGATCGAACTAATGACAGATTACAAAGCAGGGACACCAAATGAAAACGGTGAATACGAAGAAGGCACATTTTATTACTATGTAAGTGAAAACCTCAAGAAATTATCAAAAGAGGAGAAAAAAGAAAAAGACGAAAAAGATAACAAATAG